A stretch of DNA from Micromonospora peucetia:
CTGAGGTGAAGAGGCGCAGCGTCCTGATGGCTGCCCTGACCGCAGTGCGGCGCTCGATCCTGCGTTCGAGCCCCGGTGGCCAAGCGCCGTTGTGGGTGTGCGCGCCGGCCGCCGGGTTGCCGTCGGCGCGCACACCGAAATGGTCAAGAGCAGTTTGACGCGGCTCCGTCGGAGGTCGGCTCCAACTCGGCCGCCGGGGTGCAGCAGGCGCTCTCGGTCTTCTTCTGGAGCTGGTCTGAGTCGGCCTTGACGGTGTAGACCTCCCAGGGCTCGTTGCCCGGACCGCGCACCCAGACCTTGTCCTGGAGGGCGTAGCAGCACTCGGTGCTGTTCTCCTCCAGGGTGATCAGGCCTGCGTCGGTGAGCCGCTTCGTGGCTGCGTTGACCTCGTCGGTGCTGAACACCTCGACGCCCAGGTGGTCCATTACGGTGGGCTGCTCGGGCTCGCCTTCGAGCAGGACGAGCTTCAGTGGCGGGTTCTCGATGGCGAAGTTGGCGTAGCCGGGGCGCCGCTTGGCCGGCTCGGTGTTGAACAGCCTGGAGTAGAAGGCGACGGAACCTTCGAGGTCGGACACGCGCAGGGCGAGCTGGACACGGGACATGGGATTTTTCCTGCTGTCTAGATGTTTTTCTAAGCAGGTCCACCTTTGCAGCCTGTTTCGACATCTGTCAACCTAGAGATATATCGAAACAATCCCTCCCTGTGGAGGTCTTCAAGCGGTGGCGTGCGCTCGTCGAGTTGTAGGTGTTTCCGGCCTGAGTCCTAAACACCCTAATTCCGCCCGAGTGGGGGATTTCGTACCACTTGACGTGACGTATCCTCCTACCTCTCGTTGCCCCCGGTGTCAACCATCCACAACACGGGGGAATACATGAGCAAGACCTCTGCGTCGCTCAGGCGAGGCGGCCTCTACGCGCGGCTGGCGGTGTTCGCGCTGCTGGCCAGTGGCCTGCTGCTCGCCGGCGGCTCGCCGGCCGCTGCCGCGTCGACGATCAACATCAACCCGGGGCACGTGCCGACGACGGCGGCTTCGTTCACCCAGAACTGCGACTTCCACGGCGGTGCCTACCCGGACGAGGACGGATGGGCGTTCGAACTGCCGGGCGCTCCCGACATCAGCGGCGTCTTCCAGACGATCACGACGACGTTCAGGACGCCGACCGGCGCCACCACGAGGACGATCCCCACCGCCCCCAACAGCGCCATCGTCAGGGGCCCGGGCACCAGCAAGGCGTGGATCCGGGTCCCGGCCGGCTGGACGTTGACCGGTGCCAGCGCGGTGGTCTCCGGTACCGCCGACTCCTTCGTGCTCAGGTCCACCTGCATGGCGTCGTCCGCCCCCCGGCCGAACTCGAAGCTGTACCTGACCAAGACCGGGTATCCGGCCAAGGACGTGAAAGCCGGTGATGAGGTCACCTACCTCTACAAGGTGACGAACCAGAGCACGGGCACGACCTACCCGATCAGCAAGATCGCCATCACCGACGACACGGTCACCGGTATCACCTGCGAGGCCACGTGGCTCGCGCCGAAGGCGAGCACCACCTGCACCGGCAAGTACACCGTCAAGAAGACCGACGTGAAGAAGGGCAAGATCGTCAACACCGCTCAGGCCACCGGGTGGTTCGACAGGCAGGCGGTGTGGTCCAACAAGGCGACGTTCACGGTGACCACCAAGCCGGAGCCGCCGAAGCAGGTCAGCCTGTCGATCGACAAGAAGGCCCGGGTCGAGTCGGACTGCCACAAGAAGTGTGAGAACGACGGCTACGCCGCCAAGGGCGACAAGATCTTCTACACCTACCGGGTGACGAACACCGGCACGGTCACCATCACCCACGTCGGCGTCCACGACCGGAACGCCGGACGCGTGGTCTGCAACAGCGGCACGCTGGCGCGCGGCACGAGCACCGACTGCCACGCCGTCAAGCCGCACGTGGTGACCAAGGCCGACGTCAAGGCCGGCAAGGTGGTCAACACGGCCCGGGCGACCGGCAAGTTCGACGGCAGGTACGTGGCCTCCGACCCGGCCACCGTCACCGTCTGCATCCGGCACGGCAAGTACGACCACCGGCACGACGACAAGGACGGCAAGCACGACAAGGACGGCAAGCACGACAAGGACCAGAAGGAGCTGCCGGTCACCGGTGACAGCTCCAACATGGCCCTCTCCCTCGGTGGCGGCCTGCTGGCCGCCGGTGGTCTCCTGCTGGGAGCCAGCCGGATCCGCCGCAGGGCGCACGTCCAGATCTGATCGGTACGGCAGACACTCCGGGCACCGCATTCGGTGCCCGGAGTTGTCTTTTCTCCGCCCTCCGACGTGCCTGTGGAGATCACTGGTTCGCGCCAGGGTCGGCCGCCGGCCGACCGAACCGGGCACAGCATGTCGGGTCGGGCACGGGCTTCCCGCCTAGCGTTGCTGCTCGTAAGGGAAAGGAGAACCGGGTGCTGGAGCGGCTCAACCAGGCGATGGAACACATCGAGCGGTACCTCGAACAGCCGATCGAGGTGGCCGAGCTGGCGCGGATCGCGGTGACGTCGGAGTACCACCTCCGGCGGCTCTTCTCGGCGTTGGCGGGAGTCGGCCTGTCCGAGTACATCCGCCGCCGGCGGTTGACCGTCGCGGGCGCGGAGGTGCTCGCGGGGGAGCGGGCGCTGCTCGATGTCGCCGTCCGCTACGGCTACAGCTCGACCGAGGCGTTCGCCCGGGCGTTCCACGCCGTGCACGGCGTGGGCCCCGGCGAGGCCCGGCGTACGGGGGCCGCATTGCGCTCCCAGCCCCGGATGTCCTTCCGACTCGTCGTCGAAGGGAGCAGCAGCATGCGATACCGGATCGTGCACAAGGACGAGTTCCAGCTGGTGGGTCGTAAAGCCCGCGTACCGCTGGTGCACGAGGGGATGAACCCGGCGATCGTCGCCTTCGTCAAGGGCCTCGCGCCCGAGACGGTACGCCGGATCGAGGCGCTGTCCGACCAGGAGCCGCAGGGCATCGTGAACGTGAGCGCCGACGTGGCCGACAGTCGCGCGGAGGGCACCGAGCTGGACTACTGGTACGGCGTGGTGACCGGCGCGGACGTGCCGGAGGACCTGGACGCGCTGGAGGTGCCGGCGGGCGCCTGGGCGGTCTTCGAGACCTCCGGGGCGTTCCCGCAGGCGGTGCAGTACCTGTGGCGGGACGTGTTCACGCAGTGGTTCCCGTCCAACCCGTACCGCAGCCGACCGGGACCGGAGATCTCCCGTACCCGGCTGTCGGCGGACGGCACCGAGGCGGACGCCGAGCTGTGGATTCCGGTGGAGCCCGTCACCCGCTGATCTCGTTCAGCACCGCTCGTTGGAAGGCGCGGGCCTCGGGACCGCCCGGCGGTGGCCCGCCGGCCCGCGCCGCGATCGACCGTTCGATCAGGTCGCCGGGCTCGCCGTGGACGCGGCGCTCGGCGCCTGCCGTCGGGTCGCCCGGCCAGCCGTCGGCGACCAGCCGACGGCCGGCGTCGACCTTCGACAGCCAGACGCCGTGGCGGACCTTGACCAGGGAACGGCAGGCGCCGAGCACCGCGTCCTCGGCGCCGGGGGCGGGACCGTCGCCGGGCGGGGTCGGCAGGGCCAGCCACCAGCGCAGCGAGTCGGTCAGCAGGCGACGCAGGTCGGCGGGGAAGAGGTCGGCGAAGGTCTCGGCGGCCGGCGGCCCGAGCAGGGCGTACCCGCACTGGTGCAGGATGCTGCGGTCCAGGCCGTACCAGAACAGGCCGTCCTCGGCCGGCCGGTCGGCAGCGGCCCACGTTGCCCGGAACGGCATCCGCGCGCCGGTGTTCAGTTCGACCTCGAAGCCGGCCTCCGGTGTGCCGGAGCGGGCGATCTTCCACCGGTACACGACCAGTTCCAGCCCGCGCGCGGGGCAGGGCAGCGCCTCGTGTCGCAGCCGCGCCACCAACTCCTGTTTGCGCGTGAGGTCGAGGGCTTCGGCGCTGACCAGCGCGACGTCGACGTCGCTGCGTCCCGGCTGGTACGCGCCCAGCCCGACGGAGCCGGCCGCGTACGCCCCGACGAGGTCGTCGCCGAGGACGTCGCGGGCGGCGGTGACCAGGTCGCCGAGGTAGCGGCGCAGGGGCGGGTCGAGGTCAGTCATCGGACTCGGCCCAGCCCGTGCCGGCGGGCAGGAACCAGGCGGTCGCCTCGTCACCGAGGGCGTGCGCGACGACCAGTCGGGCGTGCCGGTCCAGCGCGGGCAGCCGGTCCGGCGGGAACCAGCCCACGGCCACCGACTCGTCGTCGTTGACCCGGGCGGTGCCGCCGACCAGCCGGCAGCGGAAGCCGAGGTTGAGGAACTCGCAGCGGTCGCCGTTGGGGTAGGTGTGCGGGTGCGAGACGACGCTGCTCAGCCGGACCGGCTCGACCTGCACGCCGGTCTCCTCCCGCACCTCGCGGACCACCGCCGTGGCCGGCTGCTCGCCCGGCTCGATGATGCCGCTGACCACCGACCAGCGGCCGTCGTCGGCGCGCCTGCCGAGCAGCAGCTTGCCGGCGTCGTCGCACACCACCGCGCTGACGCTCGACAGCGGGAGCAGGTCGTGGCCGACGCGTTCGCGCAGCCGCAGGATGTGGTCCGGAACGCCCATCCGGCGACCCTAACCCGCCCCCGAGCGGCGGCCCGCCCGGCCAGCACCTCGCCCCGCCACGGCTGCCCCTAAGCGGTAGACGGGGTGTGCGTCGTGCACCGGCTTGGCCTGTTTTCGCAGTTCCAGCCCCTGACGGCGGGAGCACGTCTACTGTGGAGAACATCGGCGACTTGTGGTGTTCCGGTGGCGGACGGGTGGTTCCCGGTGCACAGTGATCCCATGAGCGACAGCGGAAACGGTGGGCACTACTACTGGTGCACCCGACACCACCGGGTCGAGACCGATGCCGACGTGTGCCCCGCCAGGCACGTTCTCGGGCCGTACGCCTCAGCCGCCGACGCGGAGAACGCCCTGCAGACGGTGCGGGAGCGCAACGACGCGTGGGAGGCCGAGGACGCCCGCTGGGCCGGGGAGAGCAGATAGGCGGCGCGGGACGGCCCGCGCCGAGATACTTGGTGCTCCGCGAGGGCGAGAGCACGTCCCCAGGAAGGGAACCGAGATGGCCGAAGCACAGCAGGCCACCACCCGCCCGGCCGCCAGACGTACGACCGCCAGGAAGACCGCCGCGGCGGAGCGGACCGCGGGCACCACGCGGACCGCGCGCCGGTCCGCCACGACCACGGCGGCGAAGAAGGCGCCGGCCAAGAAGGCGACGGGCGGTGCGGGGCGGGCCCCGGCGAAGAAGACCACCGCCGCGAAGGCGCCCGCGAACAAGGCGACGACCAGGAACGCCACGGCGGCGAAGAAGACGACCGCCGCCGCGAAGAAGGCCCCCGCCACGGCGAAGCGGACGACGGCGGCGGCCAGGAGCACGGCGGCGAAGAAGACGACCTCGGCGAGGACGCCCGCCCGAAAGGCGGCGACGAAGGCTGCCACCACGGCGAGGAAGACGGCCGCGCCGGCGAAGAAAGCCCCCGCCAGGACCACCGCCGCCGCCCGCAAGGCCACCCCGGCGGCGAAGAAGACCACCACCACGGCGGCGAAGACGACCGCCACCACAGTGGCGAAGAAGACTGCCTCGGCGGTGGCGAAGACGACCGCCACCATGGTGGCGAAGAAGACTGCCTCGGCAGTGGCGAAGAAGACCGCCGCAACGGTGGCGAAGAAGACCACGACGGCGGCGAAGGCCCCGGCGAAGAAGGCCGCCGCCAAGAAGACGACGCCGGCCAGAAAGACGACGCCGGCCAAGAAGACGACGTCGGCGAGAAAGACGACGCAGGCCAGGACGACGGCCGCGACCCGGCCTACCGGTGGCGCCCGCAAGGCCGCCGCGAAGAAGGCCCCCGCCAGGAAGGCCACCGGAACATCCTCGGCCACCACCCGCAAGGCGGCGGCGAAGAAGGCCCCGGCGAAGAAGACGACCGCCGCCAAGGCGCCGGCCAGGAAGGTCACCGCGCGCAAGGCACCCGCCCCGATGGCCGCGGCCCGGGCCACCGCTACCCGGGGCGTACGGGCGAGCGCGCGCAGGGCGACCGGCTGACCGCCACGCGGGGCGACCGGCGCTCGCCGGGAAGCGGATCATCCGCCACACTGTCAGGATTGACCCCGTGGTGATCCGACGCGTAATCGCACCCCGCATCGACTTCGGCGCGCTGCGTCGCGAGCTGGGACTGCCCGAGGGGTTCCCGGTCGCGGCGCAGCGCGAGGCCGACGCCGCGGCGGCCACGCCGCCCCGGCCCGCCGCCGACCGCACCGACGTCCCGTTCGTCACCGTCGACCCCGCCGGCTCGCGTGACCTCGACCAGGCGATGCACCTCGCCCGCCGCGCCGGCGGCGGCTACCGGGTGTCGTACGCGATTGCCGACGTCGCCACGCACGTCCGCCCCGGCGGTGCGCTGGAGGAGGAGACCTGGCGGCGCGGGCAGACCGTCTACCTGCCCGACGGCACCGTGCCGTTGCACCCCGAGGCTCTCAGCGAGGGCGCGGCGAGCCTCCTGCCGGACGTCGACCGGGCCGCCGTGGTGTGGACCGTCGACCTGGACGCCGACGGCGGCACCGTCGGGGTCACGCTGGAACGCGCGCTGGTCCGCAGCCGGGCCAAGCTGGAGTACGTCGGCGTGCAGGCAGCCGCCGACGCCGGCCGGCTGCCCGAGCCGATCGCCCTGCTGCCCGAGATCGGGGCCCTGCTCACCGCCCGTGGCCTGCGCCGGGGCGCGATCAACCTGCCACTGCCCGAGCAGGACGTGGAAGCCGACGGCGACGGCTGGCGGCTGGTGCTGCGCGGGCCGGTGCCGATGGAGGAGCACAACGCCCAGATCTCGCTGCTGACCGGGATGGCCGCCGCCGACATCATGCTGGCCGGGGAGATCGGCCTGCTGCGTACGATGCCGGCGCCGAAGCCCGAGGCGGTGGCCCGGCTGCGGGCCGCCGCCGCCCCGCTGGGCGTGCACTGGCCGGACGGGGCCGGCCCCGGCGAGGTGATCGCCGGCCTGGACCCTGCACAGCCCCGGTCGGCCGCCTTCGTCGACCAGGCCGCCGAGTTGATGCGCGGTGCCGCGTACACGGCCTTCGACGGCGCGTTGCCCGAGCAGCGCGAGCACGGCGGGGTCGCCGCCGCGTACGCCCATGTCACCGCGCCGTTGCGGCGACTGGCCGACCGGTACGCCACCGAGGTCTGCCTGGCTTTGCACGAGGGTCGGGCGGTGCCCGACTGGGCCCGCGCGGCGCTGCCCCGGCTGCCGGACGTGATGGCCAGCACCGACCGGGCCGCCTCGGCGGCCACTCGCGGTGCGATCGAGCTGGCCGAGGCGGTGCTGCTCCAGCACCGGGTGGGGGAGACCTTCGACGCGGCGGTGCTGGACGTGGACACGGCCCCGGACGGCAGGTCCCGCCCCGGTCGCCGGCCCGGCGGCACCGTGGCGCTGGACGACCCGCCGGTCCGCGCCCGCTGCCTCGGCGAGCTGCCGCTCGGCGAGCGGATCCGGGTCCGGCTGGTCACCGCCGACCCGGTCGCCCGCGCGGTGGCCTTCGAACGGGCCTGACAACCCGTCGGCGCCGCCCCGGTCCTCGGTCCCCGGCCCCCGGTCCTCGGTCTTCGGTCCTCGGTCCTCGTTCCGTCCCGGTCCCGGGTCGCCGGTTCCCAGCCCCGGCCGGTCGCTGGTCCGCTGGCAGCGGGGATTGTCACAGCGCCCGACGCTGCTGCTGGCGTCACCGGTTTGCGAGGATGACGGCATGGCTTACGACGCGAGCACGCTGCCCGACGTGTCCGGGCTGACCGTCGGCATCATCGGCGGCACCGGCGACCAGGGGCGGGGCCTCGCCTACCGGTTCGCCCGGGCCGGCCAGACCGTGCTGATCGGGTCCCGTTCCGCCGAGCGGGCCGCGCAGTCCGCCGAGGAGATCGCGGCCCTGCCCGGTGTGCCCGCCGGGGCCCAGGTCGCCGGCGGCGGCAACGAGGAGGTGGCCCGACGCAGCGACGTGGTCGTCATCGCGGTGCCGTGGGACGGGCACGCCGCCACCGTCGCGGCGCTCGCCGAGCCGCTCGCCGGCAAGATCGTCGTCGACTGCGTCAACCCGCTCGGCTTCGACAAGCAGGGCCCGTACGCGCTCACGGTCGCCGAGGGCAGTGCCGTGCAGCAGGCCGCCGGACTGCTGCCCGACTCCCGGGTCTGCGCCGCGTTCAACCACGTCAGCGCGCCGCTGCTGGCCGACCCGGAGGTCGACCGGATCGATCTCGACGTGCTGATCTGCGCCGAGGACCGGGAGTTGGTCAGCGTGGTCGCCGCGCTCGCCGCGCGGATCCCCGGCATGCGTGGCATCTACGCCGGCCGGCTGCGTAACGCGCACCAGATCGAGGCGTTCACCGCCAACCTGATCGCCATCAACAAGCGCTACAAGGCGCACGCCGGCATCCGCGTCACCGACCTCTGACCTCCGACCCGGGCGGACCGTAGCGGCCGGTGCTCTCCGCCGTCCAGCCATGATCGGACGGCAGGGGGTGGCGTCCGCATCAGGTCGGACGGCAGGGAGGTGGCGTCCCGGTCAGGGCCGGACTGGCGCCGCGTCGACCTCGAAGAGCATGTCGGACGGAGCGAGGGCCTGGGCGGGCGGCAGCCCTCCGGCCTCTCCCGCGACGCTCTCCCGCGACGCTCTCCCGCGACGCTCTCCCGCGACGCTCTCCCGCGACGCTCTCCCGCGACGCTCTCCCGCGACGCTCTCCCGCGACGCTCTCCCGCGACGCTCTCCCGCGATCTTGCAGTTTCGGCCCGCGTTATGAGTTCAATATTCCTTTTGCCGAGGCAAAAAGTGCAAGATCGCGGCCGTCGGCGGCGGCCGTCGGCGGTCGGCGGCGGCGGTCGGCGGCGGGGCGGGGGTTGTGGGCTGTGTGCGGGCCGGGGGCGCCGGGTGGGGCGCCCCCGGACCGCACGGACGGTGTCAGAAGGTGTGTTCCGCGGCCGGGAAGTCGCCGCCCCGGACCTCGTCGGCGAAGCGCCGGGTCGCGTCGGTCAGCGCGCCCGCCAGGTCGGCGTAGCGCTTCACGAAGCGCGGCGCCTTGCCGGTACGCAGGCCGGCCATGTCCTGCCAGACCAGCACCTGGGCGTCGGTGTCCGCGCCGGCGCCGATGCCCACGGTCGGGATCGGCAGTTCCGCCGTGATCCGCTTGGCCACCTCGCCGGGCACCATCTCCAGCACCACGGCGAACGCGCCCGCCTCGGCCACGGCACGGGCGTCGGCGATCACGTCGTCGGCCGCGTCGCCACGCCCCTGCACCCGGTAGCCACCGATGGCGTGCTCGCTCTGCGGCGTGAAGCCGATGTGCGCCATCACCGGGATGCCGGCGCCGGTGATGGCGGCGATCTGCGCCGCGCAGCGCCGGCCGCCCTCCAGCTTCACCGCGTGGCAGCCACCCTCCTTCATGAACCGCACGGCGGTACGCAGCGCCTGCGTCGGACCCTCCTCGTAGGAGCCGAACGGCAGGTCGCCGACGACCAGCGCGTGCCGGGTCGCCCGGACCACCGCGCGGACCAGCGGGAGCAACTCCTCGGCGGTCACCGGCACCGTCGTCTCGTAGCCGAAGACGTTGTTCGCCGCCGAGTCGCCGACCAGCAGCACCGGGATGCCGGCCTGATCGAAGATCGAGGCGGTGTACTGGTCGTACGAGGTGAGCATCGGCCACCGCTCGCCGCGCTCCTTGGCGGTGATCAGGTCGCGGGTGCGGACCCGCCGGGTGACCGGGCCGCCGTAGAGGGCGGTCACCTCGGACGGGGTGGACTCCACCATGACTGTCTCCTTCCTCGAGGCCGCGTGCGCGGTCCCCGGGTTCTGCCGCGATCGTCGCACCCGACGACCGGCCTGCGGCAGAGCGCAGTGGAGGATGTCACTCCCGGGCCAGCCGGGCCCCATGCGCCGCCGCCGCCGGCAGGCAGTCGACCGGGCCGCCGGCAGGCCGGGCCGCCGGCCCGGGAGCGATCCGGCTCAGCCGTCCTCGCGCCACCGGTTCGTGATCGGCAGCCGCCGGTCACGCCCGAACGCCTTCATCGAGATCTTCGTGCCCGGAGCGGACTGGCGGCGCTTGTACTCGGCGGTATCCACCATCCGCAGCACCCGGTCGACGACGGCCGGGTCGTGGCCGGATGCGACCAGCCCGTCCCGGCCCAGGTCACCGTCGACGTAGCCGATCAGGATCGGGTCCAGCACGTCGTAGTCGGGCAGGGTGTCGCTGTCCAACTGGCCCGGGCTCAGCTCGGCGCTCGGCGGCTTGCCGATCGAGTTCTCCGGGATGGGCGGGGTGTCGCCCCGGCGGGCCGCGTCGGCATTGCGCCACTTCGCCAGCCGCCAGACCAGCGTCTTCCAGACGTCCTTGACCGGGTTGAAGCCGCCGACCGAGTCGCCGTAGAGGGTGGAGTAGCCGACCGCCAGCTCGCTCTTGTTGCCGGTGGTCAGCACCAGGTGCCCCTCCTGGTTCGACAGCGCCATCAGGATCACCCCGCGTACCCGCGCCTGGAGGTTCTCCACGGAGACCCCGGAGAGCGACATGTTCGCCAGGAAGGTGTCCACCATCGGCTGGATCGGCTCGACCCGGTAGTCCAGCCCGGTCCGCTTCGCCAGGTCGGCCGCGTCCTCCCGGCTGTGCTCGGAGGAGTGCTGGCTGGGCAGCGACACCCCGACCACCCGGTCGGGCCCGAGCGCGTCGACGGCCAGCGCGGCCACCACCGCCGAGTCGATGCCGCCGGAGAGGCCCAGCACCACCGAGGGGAACCGGTTCTTGTTGACGTAGTCGCGCAGACCCAGCACGAGCGCCTGCCACACCTCGGCCTCGTCGGCCACCGGGGCGATCGTCCCGCCGGTGGCGGCGGGCCCGTCGGGTGCCGGCGGGATGTCGCCGGCCTCGGCGCGGACCACTCGCATCTCGTCCGCCAGCACCTGGTCGGGGGCGGCCGGCTCCCCGGCCGCCGGCAGCTCCACGTCGTGCACCAGCAGGTGCTCGACGAACTGCGGGGCCCGGGTGAGCAGGGCGCCGTCGGCGCTCACGATCATCGAGTCGCCCTCGAAGACCAGCTCGTCCTGGCCGCCGACCATGTTGACGTACGCGACGGTCGCCCCGGCCTCGGCGGCCCGGCGGCGGACCAGCGGCAGCCGGACGTCGTCCTTGTTCAGCTCGTACGGCGAGCCGTTGATGGTCAGGACCAGGCCGACCCCGGCCTGACGTGCGGCGGCGAACGGGCCACCGGCCTGCCACAGGTCCTCGCAGATGGTCAGCGCGACGTCCACCCCGCCGACGCGGACGACGGTCAGCGCGTCGCCGGAGACGAAGTAGCGGTCCTCGTCGAAGACCCCGTAGTTGGGCAGGTGGTGCTTGAAGTAGGTGGCGACGATCCCGCCACGGTGCAGCAGGGCCGCCGCGTTGCGGGTGCCGCGACCGGGCTCGGCGTCGCCGCTGAACTGCGGCGGGCCGTCGGCGTCCAGGTAGCCGACCAGCACCGGGAGCGCGCCCAGCCCGTCCGCGTCGAGATCGGCGGCGAGGCGTCGCAGTGCGGCCTTCGACGCGGCGACGAAGGACCGGCGGAAGACCAGGTCCTCGACCGGGTAGCCGGTCAGCATCATCTCCGGGAACGCGACGATCTGGGCGCCGGCGTCGGCGGCCCGACGGGTCCAGTCACGGACCAGGCCGGAGTTGCCGGCGAGGTCGCCGACGGTCGGGTTGACCTGGCACAGGGCGAGACGCAGGTTGGGCATGTCCTCATCTTGCCCCAGCCGGTCGGGCCCGACACGGCGGGCGGCGCGCCCGCCGGGCGTACGTCGTGCGGGAGGGCGCGGGCCGCGGGACAGGGCAGGACGCCCGCCTCCCGGTCGCGTAACGTCGGCGTAACGAGGCCGGTGGAGACTGGTCGGTCAGGCCGGGTCGACCCCGGTCGCAGGTGGGCATTGTGTCGCGAGGGGTGGAAGTGGACCGTCAGCAGGAGTTCGTCCTCCGTACGCTGGAAGAGCGGGACATCCGGTTCGTCCGGCTGTGGTTCACCGACGTGCTGGGCACGCTCAAGAGCGTCTCGGTGGCTCCCGCCGAGCTGGAGGCGGCCTTCGAGGAAGGCATCGGGTTCGACGGCTCGGCGATCGAGGGCTTCGCCCGGGTCTTCGAGTCCGACATGGTGGCCATGCCCGACCCGACCACCTTCCAGGTCTTCCCGTTCGAGGGTGGGGCCAGCGGCGAGAGCGCCCGGATGTTCTGCGACATCCTGCTCCCCGACGGCGGCCCGTCCTGGGCCGACCCGCGGCACGTGCTGCGCCGGGCGCTCTCCAAGGCCGCCGAGAAGGGCTTCACCTTCTACACCCACC
This window harbors:
- a CDS encoding ArsI/CadI family heavy metal resistance metalloenzyme, coding for MSRVQLALRVSDLEGSVAFYSRLFNTEPAKRRPGYANFAIENPPLKLVLLEGEPEQPTVMDHLGVEVFSTDEVNAATKRLTDAGLITLEENSTECCYALQDKVWVRGPGNEPWEVYTVKADSDQLQKKTESACCTPAAELEPTSDGAASNCS
- a CDS encoding DUF7507 domain-containing protein encodes the protein MSKTSASLRRGGLYARLAVFALLASGLLLAGGSPAAAASTININPGHVPTTAASFTQNCDFHGGAYPDEDGWAFELPGAPDISGVFQTITTTFRTPTGATTRTIPTAPNSAIVRGPGTSKAWIRVPAGWTLTGASAVVSGTADSFVLRSTCMASSAPRPNSKLYLTKTGYPAKDVKAGDEVTYLYKVTNQSTGTTYPISKIAITDDTVTGITCEATWLAPKASTTCTGKYTVKKTDVKKGKIVNTAQATGWFDRQAVWSNKATFTVTTKPEPPKQVSLSIDKKARVESDCHKKCENDGYAAKGDKIFYTYRVTNTGTVTITHVGVHDRNAGRVVCNSGTLARGTSTDCHAVKPHVVTKADVKAGKVVNTARATGKFDGRYVASDPATVTVCIRHGKYDHRHDDKDGKHDKDGKHDKDQKELPVTGDSSNMALSLGGGLLAAGGLLLGASRIRRRAHVQI
- a CDS encoding AraC family transcriptional regulator — its product is MLERLNQAMEHIERYLEQPIEVAELARIAVTSEYHLRRLFSALAGVGLSEYIRRRRLTVAGAEVLAGERALLDVAVRYGYSSTEAFARAFHAVHGVGPGEARRTGAALRSQPRMSFRLVVEGSSSMRYRIVHKDEFQLVGRKARVPLVHEGMNPAIVAFVKGLAPETVRRIEALSDQEPQGIVNVSADVADSRAEGTELDYWYGVVTGADVPEDLDALEVPAGAWAVFETSGAFPQAVQYLWRDVFTQWFPSNPYRSRPGPEISRTRLSADGTEADAELWIPVEPVTR
- a CDS encoding nucleotidyltransferase; this encodes MTDLDPPLRRYLGDLVTAARDVLGDDLVGAYAAGSVGLGAYQPGRSDVDVALVSAEALDLTRKQELVARLRHEALPCPARGLELVVYRWKIARSGTPEAGFEVELNTGARMPFRATWAAADRPAEDGLFWYGLDRSILHQCGYALLGPPAAETFADLFPADLRRLLTDSLRWWLALPTPPGDGPAPGAEDAVLGACRSLVKVRHGVWLSKVDAGRRLVADGWPGDPTAGAERRVHGEPGDLIERSIAARAGGPPPGGPEARAFQRAVLNEISG
- a CDS encoding NUDIX hydrolase — encoded protein: MGVPDHILRLRERVGHDLLPLSSVSAVVCDDAGKLLLGRRADDGRWSVVSGIIEPGEQPATAVVREVREETGVQVEPVRLSSVVSHPHTYPNGDRCEFLNLGFRCRLVGGTARVNDDESVAVGWFPPDRLPALDRHARLVVAHALGDEATAWFLPAGTGWAESDD
- a CDS encoding RNB domain-containing ribonuclease, whose product is MVIRRVIAPRIDFGALRRELGLPEGFPVAAQREADAAAATPPRPAADRTDVPFVTVDPAGSRDLDQAMHLARRAGGGYRVSYAIADVATHVRPGGALEEETWRRGQTVYLPDGTVPLHPEALSEGAASLLPDVDRAAVVWTVDLDADGGTVGVTLERALVRSRAKLEYVGVQAAADAGRLPEPIALLPEIGALLTARGLRRGAINLPLPEQDVEADGDGWRLVLRGPVPMEEHNAQISLLTGMAAADIMLAGEIGLLRTMPAPKPEAVARLRAAAAPLGVHWPDGAGPGEVIAGLDPAQPRSAAFVDQAAELMRGAAYTAFDGALPEQREHGGVAAAYAHVTAPLRRLADRYATEVCLALHEGRAVPDWARAALPRLPDVMASTDRAASAATRGAIELAEAVLLQHRVGETFDAAVLDVDTAPDGRSRPGRRPGGTVALDDPPVRARCLGELPLGERIRVRLVTADPVARAVAFERA
- the npdG gene encoding NADPH-dependent F420 reductase, translated to MAYDASTLPDVSGLTVGIIGGTGDQGRGLAYRFARAGQTVLIGSRSAERAAQSAEEIAALPGVPAGAQVAGGGNEEVARRSDVVVIAVPWDGHAATVAALAEPLAGKIVVDCVNPLGFDKQGPYALTVAEGSAVQQAAGLLPDSRVCAAFNHVSAPLLADPEVDRIDLDVLICAEDRELVSVVAALAARIPGMRGIYAGRLRNAHQIEAFTANLIAINKRYKAHAGIRVTDL
- the panB gene encoding 3-methyl-2-oxobutanoate hydroxymethyltransferase; amino-acid sequence: MVESTPSEVTALYGGPVTRRVRTRDLITAKERGERWPMLTSYDQYTASIFDQAGIPVLLVGDSAANNVFGYETTVPVTAEELLPLVRAVVRATRHALVVGDLPFGSYEEGPTQALRTAVRFMKEGGCHAVKLEGGRRCAAQIAAITGAGIPVMAHIGFTPQSEHAIGGYRVQGRGDAADDVIADARAVAEAGAFAVVLEMVPGEVAKRITAELPIPTVGIGAGADTDAQVLVWQDMAGLRTGKAPRFVKRYADLAGALTDATRRFADEVRGGDFPAAEHTF
- a CDS encoding NAD+ synthase; the protein is MPNLRLALCQVNPTVGDLAGNSGLVRDWTRRAADAGAQIVAFPEMMLTGYPVEDLVFRRSFVAASKAALRRLAADLDADGLGALPVLVGYLDADGPPQFSGDAEPGRGTRNAAALLHRGGIVATYFKHHLPNYGVFDEDRYFVSGDALTVVRVGGVDVALTICEDLWQAGGPFAAARQAGVGLVLTINGSPYELNKDDVRLPLVRRRAAEAGATVAYVNMVGGQDELVFEGDSMIVSADGALLTRAPQFVEHLLVHDVELPAAGEPAAPDQVLADEMRVVRAEAGDIPPAPDGPAATGGTIAPVADEAEVWQALVLGLRDYVNKNRFPSVVLGLSGGIDSAVVAALAVDALGPDRVVGVSLPSQHSSEHSREDAADLAKRTGLDYRVEPIQPMVDTFLANMSLSGVSVENLQARVRGVILMALSNQEGHLVLTTGNKSELAVGYSTLYGDSVGGFNPVKDVWKTLVWRLAKWRNADAARRGDTPPIPENSIGKPPSAELSPGQLDSDTLPDYDVLDPILIGYVDGDLGRDGLVASGHDPAVVDRVLRMVDTAEYKRRQSAPGTKISMKAFGRDRRLPITNRWREDG